The nucleotide window CTCCTAATACAAGGAATACGGCATTGGAATTAAGTTATATTAGatttacaaattaaaaagaGTGACCTTTTTTTTGTGGCAGTGTTGCAGTATGTGTATAAAAATGTCAATGCTTAGACATGACAAAGGTTTTAGgaagttattttaaattattttcagttatAAATATCCAAATTTTCTGATGTATATGCCTGAGGAAATAAGGTTTTGCCATGCCTGCACAAGAATTAGCAGGAAATAGACATAATTTGGTGTCACTCTAAGAATGGGGACACTTTTGTGTCTGTAATTGCAGAGACAGATTAGAGACAGTCATCACTCCAAGAACTGTCTTATGAAGCTGATGAAAAGGGTCGGAGCTGCACTGAAGACGGAATTGCGTATCTCGGTTGGACTGGACTGTACTAGATGTGGAAGGTCACAGCTTGATTGTGGGAGAAGGCACAGCCTTGTCTGGGCTGTGACAGAACTGTCACACATTTTGCATTGTATCTGATGCAGTTCGTGGGGGAATACTTAAACCTTTTGCAACATTACTCTACAAATCTTTTTAAGTGGGTGAATGTGTCAAACAATTACATTAATTGAGCAGTGTACAAAGTAggtctctgctgcaggagacagagatgctgcttttgattATCTTGATGGTCTTGATCAATGGAGTAGTGCCAGAATACCTTAGGAGATGGAATATTTGTGCATATGTGTGTTGGACAAATTAATCCTTAAGTGAATATCACATGGCAGTGAGATGAAGACATTTTAAATTGGCCTGTTTTCTTAGGTTTATCAAAACCCAGTTCAAGTTTACTTAACATGATCAGCAGGACAACTTTTAGAACAAGGGATATTTACAAAAATACTGTTGGAATGGGAGAAAAACCCACATTGCAAGTTGACTGTGTTTAAATGAAGAAGAATGTTGTGTTTCTATTACACATTTTAGAAGTTATACTTAGAATACAGACTGTGCAAAAGCATTGCAAAGTCAAGCACTCCAAAGTCAGGGTATTTCAAAATACGAGTTTTGCAAAACAgattttctccttcagcattGGTCCTTTTTCTACACCTccagctgtttttttcctttttatgtgAATCTGGCTTCTTTCTTCATGTCCATAATTTTGGGTTCTCCTGGATTGTGGTTGAGGTTGTAGGTGCTCAGGTTTTCCAGCACTCGAGTGTTCTTTCAGCCATGAGGAGAGAAAAGTGGTGTGCAGTGTCGAGATCCTGCAGAGACTGTGGTAGATTAATGTTGACAGTCTGCCCATGCATAAAGGGATGAGTGTTGGAGATGTCTTGGCCAAGATGGGTAGATTTCGTGACAGTGACAAAATATTCAGGGCAATTTCACTTCCTTCAGAATTTTCAAATGCTGTCTCAGAAAGGTAGAGGGACCTGGGACAGGGTGTGCTTTTGCCAAACTCACTTCTGGAGAAAAAACAACTGTAATAGAAATCGGTTTTAGCTGCTAAGCAAAATGGTGCTCTGAGAAAGAAGAACTATGTCTACAGAGGagagttgtgggttttttgtttggcaaGGTATTGATTTTTGAGTTTGTGAATGACACATTGGAGGCAGGTAAGGTACTATCAGATTTTTTTGCCAGTACAGAGAGAGTTTCCCCACCCCCTTTTAATAAGGAAGGTGTCTTATGAGATAGGAAATGTATAtatgttaatttaaaaaaaaaaaagacgccACCACTTCACTGTTGCTAAAAGAACTTTCagttatttcatatttttttctccttctcaagAGTCATAATATTTCTGAGATGTGTACAGCTTATTGCTCTTCAAAATGGTCAGTATTTCACTGGAAAAGTCATAAGGAAAAAACCATacaattagatttttttctgccttttctttctgatttgtgCATATTTTCCTAAATCTTTTCCTGTGGAGATTTTACATTAGTAAAGGAACAGTTTTTCAGGTTGTAGTTAACCACAAGAACTAGGGTTGAAAGTCTGTTTAAATTCTTCCCAAATCTTAAGGCATCATTTCTAGTGGATTTCACAGTGTGTTTGTAACCATAAATGGGCGAATTGAAAATTACAGGAGGAAGATCGCAGTTCTGTTGCTAAGGTTATTATGTAAGATGCTTGGCGGATCCATCTTAAAAAATGCTAGTGAATTTAAGTTGGGAGTCCTCAGAAGCCTATCACCATGAAAATAAAGGAACTTTGTAGATTTAGTTGTCTTTTATAAAGTAGAATAACCACAATATCtatgttttaaaatgcaaatcttTTACACCTTCTGTGTTAAATTGGCGTATGGTTAGTGTATTTCTACTGTTGTAACAGGAAAAGCATActgactttttttaaaatgagcaaTCATATGCATAATCAATTTGGTTAAAACTTCCTTCCTGTTAAATGCAGCACTTCCTTTGCATCTGGATATAAGAGCaagcaagaaaagcagaacagcttaaacaaagaatttttttgtgtgaatgatcttcctttaaaaaatagGAACctcaaaaattaaacaaatgaaTCATCTTCAGCATTTCAGCCTTTGTTTTACAAGCAGGTAATATTCCTCTGTGCTTTGTCAATTATAGGGGTGGTGTGTCCACAGTTGTTGCTTTATGGaacttgaaaaaataatttcagttaaCATGCTATGTGGTTTCAGTTTAACCTTTTATATTTCTCTCTTATTATCTGCTAAGGCATTCTTGCATTGGTTATATTTTTCCAGCAGTCAGAGAAAGATTTTATGTGTAAAATCTGTTGTCTGGAGAAGATGTTTAGTATATTGCTGTAACTTAGCTTGTGTGAGCACACTCAGTCAGCACTGCCTTCCTCTTCCAAGCTCTCAGTGAATAATTTCCACTTCAGTATTATTCAGTGGAGATTAGCTCTGAGCAACAATATTTTTTGTTTACTAAAAACTGATAAGGTAGGCTGCTCGTGTTCAGAGGTGTTTTACAGGTGCTTTAGGAGTCTGTTGATGTCTAGGGTAATACATCAGCATCAGCTTAGGAATTTTTCTCTGTAACAAATGAATAGGTGATACTGGAAGTGTCTACTGTCAAAAAGGATGGATGTTTTCAGTCTGGTGAAttgatttatttaaaagaagcaCATCTAAGGATACTAGCCTTGAATTTAGGTGCACATTAAATATCTGTCTTCAGAAGTAGCCCCTGACTTTTGAATCCTGAGGGTTTCTTTTGGGTTTAGTTCTTACTCCTTGTCACTAaaaagagaggcagagggaaatAGAAATAGGCTCAACACTGTCCACTGTGCAAATAAATTGCTTCTTACTTTTTATCATTCCTGGAGCTTAGTAGGATTGCTTCTGCTCACACTCTACCTCATCTCTTGATTTCTATGAGAATCCACTTCTGTTAATGCCAACAGCATCAGAACAGGTGAGGCAGGAGAAGAATCAGTGCTAAATCAAACAGCAGCATGAACAAATCAGTATAGTCAGATTGCTTATCCTCAGTGAAATCTGGGAAGACTATTAAAAACCTCTGAATTATTTAATCATTaggtgttgtggttttttgtttggggatttttttttttttggtgtggggttttgggtttgtttgggttttttgtttggttggttttggtttgttgttattgtttttctATATTTGGTTTTGATTAATGGATTATGTCTGAGGTAGTTCATGTAAATTAAGTATTTATGACCAGACATTAATGGAAAGGGAAATATGGAAAGTGTGTTCTTATCAGGATTTTGACTGGCCTGAGATTTGAATTAAGAAGGATTAAAAAGTAAGagtaaagaaaaatgtaaatgagAAAGTAACCAAATATATGTGTGTTTTGCTAGATTTCTTCTGGCATGGAGTTGGGGGATTATGAACAGCCTGTTGTTatgagagaggaaaacaaacgaaggagaagaagaatgaAACCTCATTGTACATCAAGTAATTTATCATCAATGGAACTGATATCTATTGAGTTCATTTTACCTACAAGCAATAAACATACTAAAGTACCAGAAATTATATTACTTGAAATAGCTGGCAACTGTACAGTTGAGCAAATGAAAGCACAGATTTGGATGCGTGCAATAGAGATGAGTCAAGCCACAGATTTCTACCATGCATTCACCCCGGATCAATTTATTCTGCAGTATCAAAAGAAAGGACAGTGGTATGAAATTTATGATAAACATCAATTATTACAGACATTGGACTGCATACTGTACTGGAAAGTGTTACAGAAAAAGGTAGGCAAGATCTATGTTGTCCAGAAACAAAAACCATCAGAAGAAGTCCAGGAATTTCAGCAGCAACTTAATGATTTAATTGGCTATGATGTTACTGATGTAAGCAATGTGCATGATGATGAGCTAGAATTTACCCGTCGCAGATTAGTCACTCCACGAATGATAGAGGTAGCCTGTAGAGATCCTAAATTGTATGCTATGCATCCATGGACTACATCTAAACCACTCCCAgaatatttgtttaaaaaaatcactaatAATAGCATTTTCATAATCATACATAGGGGAACAACTAGCCAAAAAATTAAAGTGTCAATAGATGACACTCCAGAGATGATTCTCCAGAGCTTTTTCacaaaaatggcaaaaaaaaagtctttgatgGACATTCCTGAAGATCATAGTGAAATGGATTTTGTTCTCAGGATTTGTGGCAGAGATGAGTACATTACTGGAGAAACACGAATCAAAGATTTTCAGTGGATAAGACAATGCCTTAAGAATGGGGAAGAAATCCACCTTGTCTTAGACAATCCCCCTGACCCAAATGAGGATGAGGTTCAGAAGGAAGAGTGGCCTTTGGTGGATGACTGTACAGGAGTTACTGGGTACCATGAACAATTGACAATAGATGGAAAAGATCATGAAAGAGTCTTTACTATCTCTTTGTGGGATTGTAATAGGAAATTTAGGGTGAAAATAATTGGTATTGATATCCCAGTTTTACCAAGAAATACTGATCTCACTGTGTTTGTAGAGGCTAACATTCAACATGGGCAACAGCTTCTGTCACAGAGGAGGACTTCATCAAAGCCTTTTACTGAGGAGGTTGTGTGGAATATTTGGCTGGAATTTGATACCAAAATAAAGGATTTGCCTAAAGGAGCACTCCTCAATCTTCAAATATATTGTGGCAAAGCACAGGGACTGTCCACAAAGACAAACCTTCAGTCACATGAATCTCCCAACTCTGATTCAAAATGCAAAACTCAGCTTCTTTATTATGTAAATATTTTGTTGATAGATCACCGCTTCCTGCTACGAAGTGGGGAGTATGTGCTCCATATGTGGAAAATTCCAGGCAAGGGGGAAGAACAAGGAAGTATCAATGCAGACAAGCTCACATCAGCAACTAACCCAGATAAAGAAAACTCTATGGCTATCTCCATTGTGCTGGATAAATATTGTCACCCAGTTGCCTTGCCCAAGCACAGAATAACATCAGACTCTCAAGGGGATAGGACACGAGCGGAAATGCCCAACCAGCTTCGCAAGCAACTCGAAGAGATCATAGCAACTGACCCACTTAATCCACTTTCTCCTGAAGACAAAGAACTGTTGTGGCACTTTAGATATGAAAGCATAAAGCACCCCAAGGCCTATCCTAAGCTGCTTAGCTCTGTGAAATGGGGACAGCAAGAAATAGTCGCCAAAACATACCAGTTGCTAGCTAAAAAGGAAGTTTGGGATCAAAGCACTTTAGATGTTGGACTCACAATGCAACTTCTGGACTGTAActtttcagatgaaaatgtCAGAGCAATGGCAGTTCAAAAACTGGAAAGTTTAGAAGATGATGATGTTCTTCATTATCTTTTACAGCTTGTGCAGGTAAAGTGTATTTGCATTCTTGAACTCTGCCTTCCAGGAATATTTGCATTACCCCATCACCCCATCATTCCCATCATAGAGTTAGGAAACTCTAGTTTTGAAGTCGTCAGCATTTAGTCAAAGCGGTGGTAGTAACCAAATCAACCCAAACCACACTTTCTACAATCACCTATTGCCTGTGTTGTTATTTTCATGTTACTGTTGCCTTGTGTCTTAAAATTGGTTTCTTGCAATCTGGAAATTGTCAACAGTAGCATAGCTATGATGGGGACAAATCATAACTGTGCTGTCTCTAATCCTGTTCAGGTCTGAAtcacagagccctgcagaaTGGTTGACTGGGTTTACCAGTATTTTGGAAAGATTGTAGACAGACAGAAAGTAAAGACATATTGATGCAGGCAAGGCCTGAAGAAAAATCCAGCATTGGGTTTTAGTTAAAGAATAACTGTAGATACATAGTTCGTTGCAATGACTTCAATCTTGAACTAGTAAGGGGACCAAATTTTTCTGGAAGCTTCCAGAAAgtattaaaaagtaaataaaggaTTGCTCAGACTCCATAATAAGATTAATTAATTCTAGGACTGTGGTTTTAATTGCAGTAAATCACTGCTGTATCAGTTTAAAGTGCTTTGTGTGTGGATCTGCTAAACAAAGTGTTGGGAAGGTTATGTCAGTTATACAAGAAAATTGGTTGGTTTGCTTCTTTGCATcatggtgctggagctggacaGCCTGTCAGAGGCCAAGTCATATCTGATGGCTGATGGGAGGTTCTTCCCTGCAGTTCTTCCTGGTGAGCACATCCCCTGAAGCAAGGAGACCCAGCTTTCCCACACCGCACAGGACTCTGGTTCATGCATAAATGCTattgccctgcagagcaggaaataattttttcaaaGACTCAGAGGACAAAATTGGCAttcttgtttttttaaaggaaatgctgcagcaggagaaactgTGGGATGGGGCTTTTAATCTCTCCAGGTTCAGAGAGAGCCCAGGTTCCCAGGAAAGTAAAGTTAGTATTTCAAGTGTTGCTGTGCATCAGTAATGCTTTAAACAAACCCTTTTTAGCCTTGTCTTTGCTTGCCTGAAGATTAGGCTCCCGAGGCAGAATTTATGCACTTCTACATTAACCAAAGGAATCGCTGCAGTTACCTCATTGGGCCTCCCACATAGCTGTTGCTATGTATATGCTTGGCTTGTGAGTTTTTGGTGTCTACACGTAGCTGAGCAATTTTATGCACTTTGGTATCCAAATAAGGAATTTGGGATGGTGATTGGTTGATATCAAAGTGTCTGAGAGAATGGGGCAAatactggtttttttttctgtttgtttttgaaattatttctttccagGAAATACAAATCTGgagagttttaaaaataataaatctctCTAACAGTAAATTAAATTACTGTATCATAAAATTGTATCATAAAATCATCTCTTTTCTCACCCTGGCAGGTATACATGTATACATTTTTCCACCATTAATCTTAATACAAACCTCCTATAAACTTAATTGCCCCTTAACTGGTGAAGAACTTGCTGGGACTAAAACCACTTTTGAAGTGGACAAGTTCCATGGTACAGCCCACTATCTGGAAGCATGATTGCTTTCTGGTAGACAGCAAAAAAATTCCAATCATGACActtcagaaaaaatattaaccttttctttccactctttttttttttggcagtatCTTGAAAATATCTGTGGGCTTTGGTGGAGGGGAGGGGCTATTGGATTGAGAATAAATGCTTCTGTGCTCACACAGtcatttagaaaaataaaaagctctgGTGAAATATTCCTCTTAATTGTACTTCATTAATATAGGAGTTTTCTTGAAAGACTTTGTTATACATTTTCTACTCCTGCAGCAGTGTGTTCTCTGGATGTCATTGGTGAAGTATAAGTGCAATGGCATCTTTAATCTGTTACTAATATGTCTTCTCTGTTCTCATTACTCAGGCTGTGAAATTTGAGCCATATCATGACAGCGCATTAGCCAGATTTCTGCTAAAACGTGGTTTGAGAGTAAGTACTTCACAATAAAGCCAATTTACACAAAAATTACTGGCATTATTAAAACCCTTTGTCAAGAAATTACAGTATTTTTCTTTACCTCTAGAACAAAAGAATTGGTCACTTCTTGTTTTGGTTCTTAAGAAGTGAGATTGCCCAGTCCATGCATtaccagcagaggtttgcagtCATCCTAGAAGCCTATCTTAGGGGCTGTGGAAAAGCAATGCTACATGATTTCATGAAGCAGGTTCAAGTAATTGAATTGCTGCATAAAGTCACAATGGAGATAAAATCAGTTTCTGCAGAGAAGTATGATGTCACTTGTCAAGGTATGTGCTAGCAGGCATTtctttgtaatatttttttatttctctttgagTGTGAATATCTAGGCAGCAgattgtgttgtttgtttggaaaaTGAATGGATAAATTACTATCAAAGGCCATCATTACTACTTGTTTTAAAATGCCAGTGTAAGTTAATAGTGATTGAACCAATAATACATTTGTTTGTCATTCCGCcataaggggggaaaaatatcaATGTTATAGACACCCAGTACTTTCCCGTGCTTTAGCTTATCTTCTTGAACCTCACACCTTGCAGCTGAGAAACAGGTAAGTTCTTGTACATAACCCTTAGCTGAATTCCAGTGCTGAAGAAGGAAACAACCCAGAACACAAATATTAACTGGaaataaagagggaaaaagTGGCCCTTGCCAAGGAACATGGCCTTACTCTAAGCTGTCACTAAAAGACTTGGCAAGAAGACCAGGGAGGAGTCCTATGCCATGGTCAATCAGCAGTGAATATACAGAGCACATCTTTGCGTTATTGTGATGTGCTGAATAGGAGTCCTGTGAGACACAGATGTGGTATTGTTATTTCTAGTTCTTGTAAGCACTGCTTTAGATGCCACAGTAGAGTTAGGCAGTGCCTGTTTGCCTTTGGGTTTTGCCTGCCTTTATTTTTCCCAACTTGCTCAAAAACTTGTTTGTCATCATTCCTGTTACCTGGTGTTGGGAGTAAGCATGAGAACACGTACGACAATATTCAAATTCTAAAAGCTGTAGAGACCAGCTATTCCTGCATGTTTAGCTTGGTATTCTGGATAGAAAGTGCTTAGTTTCAGGAAGCTTTTCCACTCTAGTTatgcaggagcaggtgtggtgttttaaaagaaatttgaagGAAATATGCATTTATT belongs to Indicator indicator isolate 239-I01 chromosome 3, UM_Iind_1.1, whole genome shotgun sequence and includes:
- the PIK3CG gene encoding phosphatidylinositol 4,5-bisphosphate 3-kinase catalytic subunit gamma isoform — protein: MELGDYEQPVVMREENKRRRRRMKPHCTSSNLSSMELISIEFILPTSNKHTKVPEIILLEIAGNCTVEQMKAQIWMRAIEMSQATDFYHAFTPDQFILQYQKKGQWYEIYDKHQLLQTLDCILYWKVLQKKVGKIYVVQKQKPSEEVQEFQQQLNDLIGYDVTDVSNVHDDELEFTRRRLVTPRMIEVACRDPKLYAMHPWTTSKPLPEYLFKKITNNSIFIIIHRGTTSQKIKVSIDDTPEMILQSFFTKMAKKKSLMDIPEDHSEMDFVLRICGRDEYITGETRIKDFQWIRQCLKNGEEIHLVLDNPPDPNEDEVQKEEWPLVDDCTGVTGYHEQLTIDGKDHERVFTISLWDCNRKFRVKIIGIDIPVLPRNTDLTVFVEANIQHGQQLLSQRRTSSKPFTEEVVWNIWLEFDTKIKDLPKGALLNLQIYCGKAQGLSTKTNLQSHESPNSDSKCKTQLLYYVNILLIDHRFLLRSGEYVLHMWKIPGKGEEQGSINADKLTSATNPDKENSMAISIVLDKYCHPVALPKHRITSDSQGDRTRAEMPNQLRKQLEEIIATDPLNPLSPEDKELLWHFRYESIKHPKAYPKLLSSVKWGQQEIVAKTYQLLAKKEVWDQSTLDVGLTMQLLDCNFSDENVRAMAVQKLESLEDDDVLHYLLQLVQAVKFEPYHDSALARFLLKRGLRNKRIGHFLFWFLRSEIAQSMHYQQRFAVILEAYLRGCGKAMLHDFMKQVQVIELLHKVTMEIKSVSAEKYDVTCQVIAQLRQKLEKLQSSKLPESFRVPYDPGLRAGALVIEKCKVMASKKKPLWLEFKCADPTALSNETIGIIFKHGDDLRQDMLILQILRIMESIWEAESLDLCLLPYGCISTGNKIGMIEIVKDATTIAKIQQSTVGNTGAFKDEILNQWLKEKCMIEEKFQAAVERFVYSCAGYCVATFVLGIGDRHNDNIMITETGNLFHIDFGHILGNYKSFLGINKERVPFVLTPDFLFVMGTSGKKTSVHFHKFQDVCVKAYLALRHHTNLLIILFSMMLMTGMPQLTSKEDIEYIRDALTVGKSEEDAKKHFLDQIEVCRDKGWTVQFNWFLHLVLGIKQGVEKHSA